Proteins encoded in a region of the Anopheles ziemanni chromosome 2, idAnoZiCoDA_A2_x.2, whole genome shotgun sequence genome:
- the LOC131294472 gene encoding microfibril-associated glycoprotein 4-like: protein MVAYVSTFILKRNLMKSRPLKTCCFSPMFSRVFSVTVTVILWQCGDATSEVANSTGSLAGYGFEIMLAKLDYLQYKVLELDLGAKEHTEVIMQNQNHLETVFRSLLWSISQLDQAVSYNLSTIQDQSRKILSQQIACANHEQMRAEIARLAPKPTLSTNSPTLHDLCSTRMKGPFPTCKEVPSKVPGKYLIQPGETDEPFVAFCEQIRFGGGWLLVQRRFDGTLNFNRHWKEYREEFGSADGEYWIGLERLHRLTTVRSVELLVEMEDFAGNYGYARYKEFAIGNETDQYVLKKLSGYRGTAGDSLATHKGMKFTTVDRDNDLADGNCALRHGGGWWYYKCHPSNLNGHYLNKMDWVAIIWHSFKNSTQGLAYTRMMIRAV, encoded by the coding sequence ATGGTGGCATACGTCTCAACGTTCATACTCAAACGAAATTTGATGAAGAGTAGACCTTTAAAGACGTGCTGTTTTTCTCCAATGTTTTCACGTGTTTTTTCGGTGACGGTGACGGTGATCTTGTGGCAGTGTGGCGATGCCACAAGTGAAGTTGCAAATTCGACGGGATCGTTGGCGGGATATGGATTTGAAATCATGCTGGCCAAGCTGGATTATCTACAGTACAAAGTGCTCGAGCTAGATCTCGGAGCGAAGGAACACACGGAGGTGATAATGCAGAACCAAAACCATCTGGAGACCGTCTTCCGGAGCCTCCTATGGTCCATCAGCCAGCTCGACCAAGCAGTCTCGTACAACCTCTCGACCATTCAGGATCAATCGCGGAAGATTCTCTCACAACAAATCGCATGTGCTAACCACGAACAGATGCGTGCGGAAATTGCCCGTCTTGCGCCGAAGCCAACCCTATCCACCAACTCACCGACCCTACACGATCTGTGCAGTACGCGCATGAAGGGACCGTTTCCAACATGCAAGGAAGTACCGTCCAAAGTTCCCGGAAAGTATCTCATCCAACCGGGTGAGACAGATGAACCATTTGTGGCGTTCTGCGAGCAGATCCGCTTCGGTGGAGGATGGCTCCTGGTGCAGCGTCGGTTCGATGGGACGCTGAACTTCAATCGTCACTGGAAGGAGTACCGCGAGGAGTTCGGAAGCGCCGATGGCGAGTACTGGATTGGGCTGGAGCGGCTTCATCGGTTAACGACGGTGCGATCCGTTGAGTTGCTGGTGGAAATGGAGGACTTTGCCGGGAACTACGGATATGCACGTTACAAGGAGTTCGCCATCGGCAACGAGACCGATCAATATGTCCTGAAGAAGTTGAGCGGGTACCGGGGCACTGCAGGAGATTCACTCGCCACGCACAAAGGGATGAAGTTCACAACGGTCGACCGGGACAACGATCTGGCGGACGGAAACTGTGCCCTACGTCATGGTGGAGGCTGGTGGTACTACAAGTGCCATCCGTCCAACCTTAACGGGCACTACTTGAACAAAATGGACTGGGTTGCCATCATCTGGCATAGTTTTAAGAATTCCACGCAAGGGTTGGCATACACTAGGATGATGATTCGTGCGGTTTAA
- the LOC131294471 gene encoding LOW QUALITY PROTEIN: G-protein coupled receptor Mth2-like (The sequence of the model RefSeq protein was modified relative to this genomic sequence to represent the inferred CDS: substituted 2 bases at 2 genomic stop codons): protein MCLLGVYLAAWFIAHCFPAATGISSGCPVSEQIDLTDGIVDRKGVIRYAGNIYPPEEYLMEPPTSAGSSGRYYSCVCSRRKCVYVCCYFVNRTNCEGSSPFRLNRTVAGIARVSWALENLQEVELRNSTDYWLIYADPPAWANPLGHVLRIDGHEGELIADGSFAYGEKVYASRTYCINPTDDDDSMVHVWIKETEEHLEMHHWHSLGMIVSLPFLIATLIVYALIPELRNIPGKSLMCYVFSLTASYVTMILIKRSVVTLSSAWCSALGYLCYLSLMSSFFWLNLMAFDIYWTFGGHRRRTTDPGLFRLYCGYAYGFSVLFLLIALLADYTDLMDVKIRPGFGDGQCLFKSEYEVAXNXGRKRTDVWLLLGEQLISFVYLYLPLVVLVSVNMFFFISTAVKIAIIERATATALQGESGRHGAYANERNRFGLYVRLFVVMGITWTFEFVTWVIGERNWMVHMADICNCVSGVFIFFLFVWKRKVWLLLQQRLSTQPCVGKSHHY, encoded by the exons ATGTGTTTACTTGGAGTCTACCTGGCAGCGTGGTTTATAGCCCATTGCTTCCCGGCAGCTACGGGAATATCTTCCGGGTGTCCCGTGTCCGAGCAGATCGACCTCACCGATGGCATTGTGGATCGCAAAGGTGTTATTCGGTACGCGGGAAACATCTATCCGCCGGAGGAGTACCTAATGGAGCCACCCACAAGTGCAGGGAGCAGTGGACGGTACTACAGCTGCGTTTGCAGCCGCCGGAAGTGTGTATACGTGTGCTGTTACTTCGTCAATCGCACCAACTGCGAGGGATCATCGCCGTTCCGACTGAATCGAACCGTTGCTGGCATCGCGCGCGTGAGCTGGGCGCTGGAAAATCTGCAGGAGGTCGAGCTGCGGAACAGTACCGACTACTGGCTGATCTATGCCGATCCACCTGCCTGGGCCAACCCACTCGGCCATGTGCTCCGGATCGATGGCCATGAGGGGGAGTTGATTGCG GACGGTAGTTTTGCGTACGGTGAGAAGGTTTACGCCTCCAGGACGTACTGCATCAATccgaccgacgacgacgattcgATGGTCCACGTGTGGATCAAGGAGACGGAAGAACATCTGGAAATGCACCACTGGCACTCGTTGG GTATGATCGTTTCGTTGCCATTTCTGATCGCCACGTTGATCGTGTACGCACTGATTCCGGAGCTAAGGAACATCCCCGGGAAGTCGCTGATGTGCTACGTGTTTTCACTAACTGCCAGCTACGTGACGATGATCCTGATAAAGCGCAGCGTGGTGACGCTTTCGTCCGCGTGGTGCAGCGCGCTCGGCTACCTTTGCTACCTGTCGCTGATGTCCAGCTTCTTCTGGCTCAATCTGATGGCGTTCGATATCTACTGGACGTTTGGGGGGCATCGCCGAAGGACGACCGATCCTGGTCTGTTTCGGCTGTACTGTGGCTATGCGTACGGGTTTTCGGTGCTCTTTCTACTGATCGCCCTGCTGGCGGACTATACTGATCTAATGGACGTGAAGATTAGACCTGGGTTCGGAGATGGACAGTGTTTGTTCAAGAGTGAGTACGAAGTTGCATAAAATTGAGGGCGGAAGCGAACTGATGTTTGGTTACTTTTAGGCGAGCAGCTCATTTCCTTCGTGTATCTGTACCTACCGTTGGTGGTTCTGGTCAGTgtcaatatgtttttcttcatcagTACGGCGGTTAAGATCGCCATCATCGAGCGTGCGACGGCTACGGCCCTTCAGGGCGAATCTGGACGCCACGGAGCGTACGCGAACGAACGTAACCG CTTTGGCCTGTACGTAAGGCTTTTCGTGGTCATGGGAATTACCTGGACGTTCGAGTTCGTCACCTGGGTGATCGGCGAGCGAAACTGGATGGTGCACATGGCGGACATCTGCAACTGTGTCAGTGGTGTGTTCATCTTTTTCCTGTTCGTATGGAAACGCAAAGTGTGGCTACTGCTGCAGCAGAGGTTAAGTACCCAACCATGTGTCGGCAAGAGCCATCATTACTAA